tttaaaatatttaattataattattttgttttagcaaCAAGCCGCTAGCACCACCATTTACTGTGCAACTGCCTATGAATTGACCGGATTGACCGCACTTTACTTTAACAACTGTTACGTGTGTGATCCGTCCGGTGCATCCAAGAACGAACAGCTCCAGCAAAGCTTGTGGGAATTGAGCGACAAAATGATCCAACGTGTGATGGGAATGGAGACCCAATAAAAACAGGTAAATGTCTGGTAAAACATTGTAGTCCGGTCTACTGACGAACTAAAATACATCCCATTTATTGTGCAACAACGTGATGCAGCTTGGCGTTCAACACGATTGCTAACACGATGACATAATATTGCCTGCCTTGATATATCAACAAACTGAATTAACTTCACATCTATTCTAACATCTTTGTTTAAACAGGATAGATCTTCTAAATGCTAACATCCAAACGTactaaaaatcaaaataaattatccacACAGTGTGTGTTCGCATGTTAAAAGTCACTAACACGGCCCTTGCGCTCCCAGTCCCCGTATCGGGTCGGTTCCGGTCCTTTCGGTCCACCGATTTCGCCCGTGGCTGGGTTTGTATTGTTTGGGAACGGTTCTAGAGGTTCTTTCTCCTGGTACGGATGCTTGCCGACGATTTCATCTAGCTTACCGATGGGAGTTTTCTCGCGCAACTTCTTCTGGAACTCTTCCATCCGCGGACTAACCGGTTTATCCGTTGGTGGTTTGTTGGTTGAGAAGGACAGCGAGGGAACTACGGTTGCAAAGAATAGCACGCATGAAATTACTAACAATACGCAATGCAGTATTCGATTACGAGGGCAATCAAGAGCGGTGCAAGCGGTCCAGCGAAGGGATGCTGCGCACAGATCACATACCGGCAAACACGCACTTACCAAGATTGACCACGTATACGTGCCGGATGGAGGAGGAGAACTTATTCAACAACACCTTGGAAGTCATCCTGCCTGGAAATgaggtggttttgtgttgctcaAGCGTTTGCAAATGTGTCCCGCGAGCAATCAATCTCGTGGGAAAtgatgttatgttttgttttgaaatagccacagcaaaagaaaaaatgaacgaatttGGAGTGAGCAGAAAATTGAAACGTCAATAGGACAACAGTTCATGTTGGTGGGTAGGAATGTCACGGCTGTGTTGTATTCTTCTCCTGAGGCAATGGTCGTGGCTGTTGAAAACAAACCGGTGAAATGCATGAAACATTTCAGTTTCAATGGTTGAAATTATTGGGAATCtttcatgaaacatttcattataCCCTTATTTTTGATTAAATCGTTGGTTCATTTCTAATACttatctttcttttatttttagagACAATTCATAAGAACATTACGTGATGCAGTTCTTTCGATGTTATTCTCATGATGTGACTATCTCTTCACCTTAAAGAATCTACTGCATTACACTTCTACATGCATGCAACCAAAAACTATTCCGAACATTTTCCTCTAGATTCTTCTAGATTCTTGAAGTTAGACCAAATAACTAAGTCAGTTGCGGACATGGATATTTTGTATTGTAATATCTTAGAACAGGCATTGAGGTTCATGTTAATTTGTCtcataattatatttttatatgtcTATGAAGTAGTTTTTAAGCtaattaaattgatatttatacACTAACCGGAAACAGCAAAGAAGATCTGTTATTCGGTAACAGTAAGACACAAATAATTAAGGGAACCGACAATCAGTACGTCCATTTTCACTGCTAGTACAACCATTCCCCCATTCAACAATGATCACAATTCGTAATGAACATCCCAACTCCACCCTCACAAGTGGTAGCCATTCGGGTGCATAGTAAGATTGCAGAGCAGGGTAACCATAACTGTACGCGCGCACACCCGCGATGCGTAATGGAGAAATTTGATTTATCCGGCCCGATGCACCGAAGCCTTCGCGCCGAGTGGAAATAATCTACCCGTTTACAGGAgcatgtgtctgtgtgtctaGAGGCATTTACGTCTGGTCTAGAGATGTATTTTCCATGTTCCACACGGCAGGGACCTTAAAATAGATCCGGACGGGGAAGATACGCAACGAAGCGATAATGCTGTCCCATCCAGAAacggaccaccaccacccatccAGTATTACCACCAAGAGACGGACCAAAACGTAGACGACCATAGGGACGACGATGTGGGATCTTTCAAATGCCAcagcacacagccacacacggTACGAGCGGGGACGAAAATGGTGCACCGTTTTGACGATTGGAAGGGACCACGATATAATCACTTTTTGATGCATGTTGAGCAAGTGCAGTTTTCCCATTATCCGGCTTTGTTTGGAGGAAATGAGCGACAGATGTGTGTGTCTCTTTGTTACACCTTTGCCGAACAAGAGGAGACCCTGCTAGGAGTATAGATACCTGCACAAACATGTTAAAATTGATGGACCTTTCAGTAGTATTTTAAGTGGCTCGTTAAACAGCGGACCACTTAGTGTAGGCTATGAGCCCGGTACTAATCGTCCCCGGCACGCGCAGCTGGGTTGTAAAGAGTGTACAAATTTCACATGTAATGCATGCGATCACGGTGATCGCAGATCGGTGCGTTACTTTGTTACCATTTATGGCTGTTATTAACAGGTGCGTATGTGCTTTAGGATGaggttttgttgtatttaaacaaatatttacatttggAACATGGATGCAGGGGTCGTCAGGCTTGAATGCTACCCAAATGGGGCAATATTTAAGTTGTTGAACAAGAGGCTCTCactatttctttttaaattgtcgacattttgctttctttctgctCATGATATAAATGAAGATCGCTCAGTAGGAGTATCGAAAGGTTTGGTAAACTGGTTTTAAATTTGTGCATGCCATGAACTATTCGTTCTCAATCGCTTTTCGCAGGTTACAAAGAAGAATAGAGACCCCGAATAGAGACCCATCAGACCCGGAATGTTCATGTTGAGCCAATTAGGACATAATACACCCTATGTTTTCGATTATAAAGCGTATTTTATCCCATTAATGTTGAAAACGTAAGCGAATGCAATGAAAATTGTCGGAACAGCTTCAACActcatgttttcaattttgagTCCTTGAATTGCTTGCGAGTGTACCTATACGAGTGTTatatttgttaattaattaaacttgaACCTTTTCATGTATTGCTTCCTTGTCGGCCCACCTCAACAGGTCTACGTTTGCAGTATTTGGCTTTGTTAACCCATAGCTGGATAATCAACCCTGCGTACGAGAGAATGGtcgggatgagattttggaccaatacaccaccggcccACCCGCATTTCTTGTATCAAACTCACAAAATTTGAATGGTTTGATCGTGTCATGCATGCCATGACccatcataaataaaataggCTTTATTATTATAGAATAATCGCAATCATCTTTTTGAAAGCGACTAAGCTCATCCACAATCTATGTTGGACGGTCTTGCCGAGATGCTAAAGAATTGTAAAAGGACAAgagcagaaacaaacacacttcaGCGTGTTCCAtagataatttatttgttaaagtataaagaagaaggtaaaaaaaacataccttCATATCTTTCCCACTCGTACAAAATGGTGGGAAGTATTCTATAAGATGTACGGCGATTTGTGGCCTGATAGGCGAAGATGCACAAAGAGGTAGTAAACCGctttttgctataattttaaaGGGAATAGGAATAGAAAAAGAGGCATCTTGTCGACAGAATTCCGTCCCGTAATTATGTAAATGGTTCAATTTATATAAGAACCTTCATACCTTATAATAAGCCCGCCCTGTTGATGTGTTCAAACTTCGGTCAGTCATTAGCACATCATTGCATGTGCTATAACACCATTACACTTAAAGCATTGAGCAAAATGCCCATGTTTTTGTCGCATGTTTGAAAACATCACGCACCTCGATCAGAACGCGTTTGTGTAGGGAACGTCCGTGGGGTACGGTGGGTCGAATGCAGCAGGCCTTGCGTGTACTAAATTTGACAGTGATGAAAAGTTTGCACAGCAAAGCAATGGTGCAGGGAGGGAAATTTAAAGCATTCATCCGACATGACGAAAACGGACAAACGGAGGCGTGGAATTCGCTGCGGATGATGATTCATATTAATTACAAAATGGAATATTTGGAATGATTCATAATTTAAGAATATAGAGAAAGACATCGGAAAGAAGAGGATATTGCAAATAGTCTAACGCCCTTCTGCAACCTCTCTTTTGGTCTCTTATTCTATACTGCGATACATGTCATACAAGCATTTAAAGCTATTTAAGCATAAATGTAACGGTCAAAGCAAAGATTTAGACGTCCAATTAAAACACGCGTTCAGGCGGCCGGTTGTGTTCCCTAATTTGGTTTCCCAAACACTCACGATTTCGTCGACCACTGCACTGCAAGGCGATGCGATTCGTTTGCAATTTCCTTTCAGCCGCATTGCACAAGACCTGCACCAATCCGAGAACGAGCACCCGCTCTCGTCACCATCACCACTTGCGCAGGGCAAAGTTGGAAGATCGCACTCGAAAACGGTACTGCTTCCACTGCAACCAAGCGAGGAAAAAAGACCTTCTGTATGTAATTGTGTaagtgtacaaaaaaagaaaaaccgtttCCATTTGCATCAAATGCCCATGCACCGGATCTCGGACATGAATCTGCGCACAGACGAAATAGAGAAATATGAACAATTTTGTGTGtacgaaataaaatcacaagACACATCCCACTGCCCTTCCCCGAATAGACCGTACGCGCGCAAGGAGAAGGAATAAggtatttttataaataaaacaccgtTGTCCGAaggtttttcttgttttatgttcccatcacccacccacacccaCAACTCGACTCGATTGGGCCGGAAACCGTACACTACCATACATCTCAATGACCTGTTCAGGACTTTTCTGTTTGTGGTTCCCTTACCGGCGATCTACACGATGTGATGCAGTGCGATAGTAATTTAGGAGatgtatactattttagtacaTTTTAGTACACGTATGCTAATTTATTATACTTGTCCGTAAACTATTTCAGTGTCCGAAAACTGCACTATTCGAATAGTATAAGGGTATTAATTTAGTATGCACATACTATCTTAGTTTgtgtatactattttagtatacaAATTAAGCAGCTTTATTCTAATTTAGTATATCAGCGCACTTCTCTTTGTGAGTGTACTAAGAGTATACTAATTTGGTACATAGTGTGCACTAATTTAGTTGATATATACTACTTTGTTGTGCAATTGTTTGGTCAATTTGTTTACTAATGGATATGGAGAGTAGAAAAATTAATATGAAAGCATAttcataattgatattttttcgtttattaCAAGTAAATTTAGAGTAAATTTTAaccaaaattattgttttaataacaaaatataacgtatttttatgaaaatttgaaatttgacaactacaaacttcaattccacatacaaaattacacgagtTGTCAAAATGTTGGGAATCGCGTATCttgaattcgcgtaactcgaagaAAAAAGTGTATGAATTATGCTAGAAATGAGCCCAAAAAGCGTCGCCTAAACCTTGTAGAGGTGGCcctgaacttttttttttatattagaGGCCCCAACTATCATTCCACCCAGGGCCTCCAAGGGGgattgatccgccactggCTGTGCCGTTGAATCAGAAAGCGGTGCGCTGCAGATGCACGTCGTGTAGATCATCGGTAACCGTGTGTGGCAACGTACGGGCCCGGCGCGATGGTGTCGGGTGGTGTGTCCCGTTTTAGGAGTGGCATGCGCAAACGCATTTCCCTGCCTGCGCATGTATTGAGGTTTGAGTGTGAGGTGGACACATTTTCCGGCCGCCAAGGTATGGGTACTAGATTGGGGATTGAGTAAGTGGTCCCCATTCCTGTACTTTGCAGCATCCGCACTAGATAGTGTGCGCTAGATACATCACTTTGAGGTTGGTGCGATCAGCAAAGTAGTTTGAACATTCATAAATGAAGAATCTAAGACTAATCTAGAAATAAGAGGACTAATCTATCCAATGTTTAAAAACCGAACATTAAGGTGTAATGGTCTTAAACAGACCAGAACACACTCACTTCCTAGATGCCTCTCATAATCCACGCATCCGCACACAACGAATCCCCGAATTAGATAGTGACTAAAAGCAAGCAATACTTTACGGGCATGATTTGCATCATCGGTTCCCGCGCCAGAACACACCACACGCGACGGATTCCGTTAAGGGGTGCCATCTcttttgccccccccccccccacacataAGCAGCATATCCCCGACATTCCAGCCCCGGGAGCGCTGGGATATTGGCTATTGGTGGGCTAAAAATAGCCTCCACACAACAGTTAAGCCCCACAGCAAACACCTCCAGGGGAGGTATATGTATCTCCAGGGGATGggcgcacacacgcacacaccgtggC
This Anopheles marshallii chromosome 3, idAnoMarsDA_429_01, whole genome shotgun sequence DNA region includes the following protein-coding sequences:
- the LOC128713630 gene encoding succinate dehydrogenase assembly factor 4, mitochondrial, giving the protein MTSKVLLNKFSSSIRHVYVVNLVPSLSFSTNKPPTDKPVSPRMEEFQKKLREKTPIGKLDEIVGKHPYQEKEPLEPFPNNTNPATGEIGGPKGPEPTRYGDWERKGRVSDF